A segment of the Terriglobia bacterium genome:
CGGTAACATCTGTCGGCAGCACTCGGACGTGTGCCTTTTGAAAGCGATCGTCCTTGGGGTATTTTTTGCACAGCTCCCTCAGGCATACGGTGCGGCAATTGCCTTCGACCACAACTCCATTTTCATAGATGATGGGGTCCTCTAAAAGTCCCCCATTTTGATAAATGCTCTGGTACAGATCTTTAACCTGGTCGATATCCCAGAGCATCTCATGCAGTTCCCTGTCAGTGGCAGGAACGCCTTTCTTGTGTGTCCGCAGCAAGTACCCCAGGCGCTGGTTCCTGGGATCGAGCTTTAAGTCCGAGACCTTCCACAGCTGCCTCCTGACGCTGAACGTTCGACCGGCAAGCGGGAACGACAGCGTCGTGCTATCGGGCGTTTGTTCGAGAGTAGTCATATCAATCCTCCTTCGATAGATTAGAACCTTCAACTCTGGCTCGACGACTGTGCCGTACCGGAAATTATGATAACACAGTTCCGTGGTACTGCAACAAGTATTTTGGGACTAAAAATACCGAGGATCGATATAGCTCACATGCCCGGTTCCCAAAACGCTCTAGAACCTCATGATTTCTCCCACTGAGGTGCTGTGGATGGGAGGTCCTTCAATCGTAGCCGCGTTTGAAATTGAATGCACGACTGGGATCCTGGCGGCTCGACTAGGTTGGCCTCGACATGCTACCTGCAACGAAGGTCAAGATAAAATCCCGATCCCGCCCTGTGTTCCTCAAATAATGCGACCTGTGGAAACATTGTGGGCGAGGTCTCGGGGTGCCTGGAGAAGTAACGGCCGGACAGGAGCTTCCGGGACGGCGACTCGTGAGTTTTCTTACGGCATCAATCCGATTTAGGGAATGAATTCTGGAAGGGTCTGCACGACGAAACTTGCGGGCTCCCATGAATGAGAGCCCGCTTGTCACTTCTTCTTGGCTGCGCTTCCCTTCAGGTTCTCGACCGAGACCCTCGGGTGCGTTGCGGCGTAATACTTCTGTTGGCACGGCTTGGTGTCGAAGGCCTGCCATTTCCGGTTGGGAGTGAACTCCTTGCCGCAGACAGGGCATTTGCGCCGAGGCAGTTCTTCCTTTTGCAGGGGCGGTCTCAACATTTCGACATGTCGTACCATTTGGCACATCCTCCGTTGTCAACGCAATATAATGCATTGTGTGGACTGTGTCAACTCGTATCGTACGGATCAAAAGGGAATATCTGAGCCGTCAATGCCCGTTGCCTCGGAGGATCCGACAGGCTCTGCGGCTTCTGATTCCTCAGAGGGGGCCTCCTCGGCTTCGGCATTGCGCTTTCCGCCGAGCATTACCATCTTGTTGCAGACCACCTCGGTTGTGTACCGGTTGGCGCCGCTCTGGTCCTGCCACTTCCGGGTGATCAGTTTGCCTTCCAGATAGACCAGGGCGCCTTTCGACAGGAACCGCTTCGCAACTTCGGCGAGCTTGTTCCACATGACGATGTTATGCCAGCTGGTCTTCTCTTGCGGGTTGCCGCAATTGTCCTTCCATCTCTCGCTCGTGGCGACACTGAAAGTCGCGACCGGGTTGCCGCCTTGCGTGTACCGAACCTCGGGATCTTTGCCGAGCCTGCCAATTAGCATCACCTTGTTCAAACTTGACAAGTGTTCGCCTCCTTTGATGAAAACAGATTTCAGTGTTGTGCTTTTTGTTGTTGGTAACGGATTTCCAAATGGCCCTAAATCATAAATTTGACGCAAAGATGGAATCGGCTCTGTTTGCGTCTGGATCGTTTGTAGGACGATGACGGTCGATCCGCATATAAAATGATTGGGGCGTCGACGATCGCGGTTTTGCATGTTTCCGAAATCGCGATCTAAGCAGCGGAGTTCGGCTCTTCGAACATCAGCCGGAGCAGCTTGACGTACACGCTGATGTCGCCGGCGCGCGGCCCGGCGCCCTCGACCTTGTGCTCGATTTTCTGGCACATTCCCCAGAGGATGCAGTCCAATTGCTTCAGCATTATGTGGAATCAAGTTGTCAAGCCCCCACTTGATTTTTCGCATGGAATCTTTCCGGGACAGCACTGCAGATCCTTTGGTGTCTGCCCAGAGGGGGTTGGCTGGTTTG
Coding sequences within it:
- a CDS encoding DUF2256 domain-containing protein → MVRHVEMLRPPLQKEELPRRKCPVCGKEFTPNRKWQAFDTKPCQQKYYAATHPRVSVENLKGSAAKKK
- a CDS encoding single-stranded DNA-binding protein, whose amino-acid sequence is MSSLNKVMLIGRLGKDPEVRYTQGGNPVATFSVATSERWKDNCGNPQEKTSWHNIVMWNKLAEVAKRFLSKGALVYLEGKLITRKWQDQSGANRYTTEVVCNKMVMLGGKRNAEAEEAPSEESEAAEPVGSSEATGIDGSDIPF